The Fodinibius saliphilus genomic interval TACGTTTTATGTACCTTGATGATGAGGCGCAATCTATGGCTGTGGCTGGCGATTTCAGCAATTGGGAACCGGTAGAACTATCAAAAAAAGTTATTAATGGTAAAACCGTTTGGACAGGGCTTGTATCAATGGGACGTGGCGAACATAATTATATGTTTATAAAAGATGGAGAAGAATGGGTTACTGATCCACTTGCGCCCGTACACCGCGATGATGGCTTCGGGAATAAAAATGCAGTTATATACATATGAGATCATTCATAATTATTATGAGTATTTCACTAGCAATAACAACGTTGGGTAAAAGTCAGCAGTGGCAAAATACTGTGTCTGTTGATTCACGCTTTGGCTATTCGACCAATAGCTATCTTAACCCATTTTTAGCTGAGTGGGATAGTTCAGTAGAATCGGGATATAATTTTACATCTGTATTATGGCAATCTTATTGGCATAAGAATAAAAACTCTATCTCCATTACGGCAGGGGGGCTTTATGAGCCGATATTTAATTCTGGTGAAAACTGGAAAGGAGGTATGGGCACTGTTAATTATAGCCATCGGTTTAATAGCGTAAGTGCAGGAGTTGAAGTGGGAGGTAGCTACTTTAGTTCTACCTACAGTAGAAGTATAGGATGGATTCAACCTAAAATAACCTGGCTTATTTCACCTTTTACCTCTGTTCGTATTAAGGCGGGTTCGAATTTCAGGAATTACCAGGATGCTCAAAATCGGCCAACAGGCAGTAGTCGATTTGATATATACGGCATGGAATTGGAAACATGGCCAAGTTATGAATGGAGTATTACTGCTGGTTTATATGGTTCTCTTAATACTTTTCCCAGATTGCAAGAAGGTTTTAATGCGAATACCACAGTAAGTTATCACTTTAGCAATGGTGCCAATATCGGGTTAAATATTGGTCTTCAACAATATATAACAGAGTTTTCTGAGGAGACTAATACAGGGGGAGGTCCCCCTGGAGGAGGGCCTCCGGGTTCAGGTCCCGGTGGTGGACAAACTACTACGACTGTACAAAACACTGATCGCATAGCTCAATTAGGGAGTAGCGGTTCACTGCCTGTTAACGAATATTTTACTCTCTTTGCTTCTTTTCAATTTCTACAGCTTCATTCTGAGAGCTCAAATATCACAACCAGTGATTATAAGGTCTCTGGCGGAGTGCGTTTCAGCTTTACACCTGAGTTTGGAAAAAACGCCGATCACGTTCGTCCAAAATGGACGATCAAAGAAAGCAGTCAGCATCTACACCTTAATTACAATACTGAGGGACGGTTATATCTGGTAGGCGAATTTAATAATTGGAATAAGGCGGGAATACCGCTTCGAAAGCAAGACAATAATAACTACGCAGCCCAGCTTGATTTATCGCCAGGCAGTTATGAATATAAAATTCTTCAGCGGCAAGGGGATTCAGAGAAATGGCTACCGTTTGCTAAGGAAATCTATACGGTAGATGATGGATATGGAAGTGAGAACGCAATTTTATTGGTTGAATAAAACAGAGAAGCATTATGACTTTAGTTAAAAAGATAAATACATTATTACTAGTAGTGGCCATGATTTTTATGGCTTCAGCTAACATATTCGCCCAGCAAGCTGATATGCAAGAATGGATTGAAAAAGCTAAGCAGGCAGGAATCAGCGAGACGGTGTTGACTGAATTACAAAATAGAGTTGTAAATAAAGGATTGAGCCTGGAGCAGGCAAAAGGAGTAATGAAACCCGCTATTTCCATGGCGAACCAAAACCTACCATCTGAAGTTATTATTCAGAAAGCTTTAGAAGGGTTTTCAAAAGGGATACCGGGACCAAGGGTGCTCACGGTAGTTGAAAAAATGCAGGGAAGTATTCAGCAATCGGCACAAATTGTTGATCCGTGGATGAAAAAGCCCCAAGTGCAGGAGATGGTAAACAGGCAAAAAACAATGACAAAAGAAGAATTTAGAGACGAGCTTACAACAACAGCCTCTAAATCCATTATGCAGAATATGTCTGTTGAAGCTGTAACTGAAGTATTGAACGAAATTGCTAACCGGTCTGTACTAGCAAAGTCTAGTCCGCCCCAAGTTATTGCAGCAATGGGGATATTACCTGATCTCCCTTCGTCTGCTGATAACTCAAATGCTTCTTCTAAACTTATTGTACGTGCCGTAAAAGGTGGTTTTAAAGCCTCTGACCTTCAAAAATTACCATCAGCCATGAAGATGGCACAACAGCAAAGTGAACTACCTGCAGCGTCTGTAGTGAAAGGGGTAGCAGGACAAATGAAAGGCGGCATTCCCGCAAAGCAGATACTACAAAACTTATTTAATGGTAAGGTTGGAGGCGGTCCTCCGGGTGATATCCCTCCTGGTTTAAAGAACAAACCAGACACAGGGAATAAGGGTAACAATCAAGGACGAAACGGCGAATAAAGCTCATTACAATTTATATGTACGTAAAAGGCTGCTTGTAAAATAGCAGCCTTATCTTTTTAAAAAAAATGAAAATACCTTGTAACCATTAGTTATTCCACTCGTCATAAGGACAGAATAAAGTAGAAATGGTCTAAGAATTAAATCTTAATAAAGGGTATAATATTATGATAACTAAAAAGATACTTTCATTCCCCATTGCTCTTCTGATTATAATTTCAATGGTTTTTGTTAGCTGTAACACCAGCTCTGATGGTGATACTGGTACGATGACTGTAGAGATGACTGATGCCCCTATCGATTCAGCCGATGCAGTAAATGTATTCATAGAAAGAGTAGAGGTGGAATCCCAAGACGGCTCGGGGTGGATTACCCTTAATGAGCCTCAACAAGAATACAATCTGTTGGACCTTGTAAACGGTGCTACTTCGGTAATAGGAACAAGTGAACTGGAGGCGGGGACCTACAATCAAATTCGTTTGATTTTAAGTGGTACCGGACATAGTGTTGTAGTAGACGGAAAACCATACTCAATGAAAGCTCCGGGTGGTCAACAGACAGGGGTAAAACTTAATATCAATGCAGAAATTGAACCAGATATTGAGTACGTGCTATTGCTGGACTTCGAAGCAAGCAGATCAGTTACTAAAGCAGGTGAAAGTGGAAAATATGTACTCAAACCTGTAATTGATGCCAAAGAAAAAGCTATTACAGGTAATATAGCAGGTACCGTTGACCCTATTGAAGCTGAACCAGTCGTTTATGCTATCGCAAATTCAGATACATTGGCATCTACCATTGCCGATACTGCGGATGGCGAGTTCAAGCTAATTGGATTAGAAGAGGGTGCATATGATGTTTCTGTTAATCCTAGAAACGATAGTTACAGCGAAACTATTGAAGAGGGAGTAAACGTCACTGTTGAATCAACCAATGATATCGGTACTGTAACAGTACCCTCATCCAACTAATTAAGTACTATTCCCCGAAGCCCAAGGCTCGCACCCATCTGTTGGGTGTGGGCCTTTTTTATATCAAGTACATTGAGTAGTTATGTTGAACCAAATTTAGTTAATATGTAAGGTTTCCCCTTTCCAGAGGTCCTACTATTGTATAATAATACAATCATCTTAAGAGCCCTCATATTCTTTGGGGATTACTACCATTTCTAATGACAAAAATAACCAAGAGAGTATACTATGAGTTATATTTTTGAAGGTAAACTATATGGACGTCTTTGTGACGGTTGTAATGAAAAAATACCAAATGTTAAAATACGATTATATAGGTTAAGAGAATCCCAAGATGAAACGCTTTTAGCAACTGATGAACCCAAGAATAATTTCCGGATATTAACAAAGAAAGAGTTAGAGGCAAAGCAAGATTATCTTCTTGCCGAAACCGAGACTAATATCAATGGCGGATTCGATTTTAATCTGGATAAAATAAAAGGATATAATGGGGAGTCATTTGAAATTGATGTGTACGTAGAATCAGTTCCCGGCCAAGAAAAACGCCCACAAAATCTTGATCCTGTTCAATTTACAGCTGATGTGTATAAACCGCATCCCAGGGGTGAAGAAGATAAAAGGAAAGCTGGTTGGGAGTATTATGTTCCTTACCGTTATTGGTGCCGTATACGGGAAAAATTGGGGGGCTATGTTATATGTGGCCAAATATTGGATTGCAAAACCGAAATCCCTATACCGAATGTTGAAGTTTTTGCTCATGACCGTGATTGGTTACAAGATGATGATCTTGGGTCGGGATATACGGACGCTAATGGATATTTTAGAATTTACTACTCCGCCAGCGACTTCAAAAAAGGTACTGTTTTAGATGTTGAACTGGTAGGCGGACCTGACTTATACTTTTCCATAAAAACCCCAATGGGCACTCCCCTTTTAGCTGAGGATCCTTCAAGAGGTAGACAACCTGACCGGGAAAATGCAGGTGCCTGTTTTTGCGTAAATCTGTGTGTGTCGCATGATAAAATACCGCCACCACCAGAACCTAAGCCAGCTTTTACGAACATCGGTGGCTATGACTATGAAAATGACATTGACAGCATACCTCCAGGTACCGGGCTAACTAATGGACAAGGTAGGGCCTTTTTTCGTACCCTCCGATTAAACGGCACATTGTCAAAAAAGTACAATGGCAAACAGTTAGAGTACCGTTTTGAAACACGAGAGGTTGATTCAAATGGAAATCCAACAGGAAGTTGGAAACAAGTCAAGAAAAGCCAACTTGGTAAGCAAAAAATGGGAGTACTACAAAAATCGAATCCTGCCTTTCCGGCATCAAGTCCAAATCCCATTAAAAATGTGGATTACGTCATAAAGCCGAATCAACCTGATGAAATACCGGTATCCATTATTACTGATAGCAGTGGTAAAGATTGGATACAGGTGCCACAGGAAGATGATCATCCACTCGATTCTTCAGGGGGAGGCTACTTTACACCAAATCATAATCTAGTAGCTCTAAATACCCGAACTCTGGCTCCATTCAACGATGTAGACCTATCGGGGCTGGTTACGGGCGATAGTTCGACTTCAACAGGAAAACCCCTTGTAGAAAACAAACACTTTGCTATCCGGATGATTGTTCGAGAGAAGGGAAATTCTGCTACTGAAATGGTTACAGGTATCTGTGAGCATATTGCTGTCAATAACACTCTATATGATGGTATTGATAGTCATCCATCGTGGTATTCTAATGTTAGAAATGACCAGCTGGCTGTAACAATGGTTAACATTGATCAACTACAAGGCAATGGGTGTTCTGGTATTGCTGATCAGTTGGACATATTGTTCACGGCAGCTCATCCCAATTTGGGAGCGGTTAATATTAATATGACAGGTCCGGGCGGTCCGTATGGTTTTAATATTCCTGCAGCTCCAACATCAGGTGATCATTACGGAACAGCAACACCTAACTTTAGCGTTGCTGACTTAAATCCTTGTGCATATATTGTGAGTATGAGTGTACAAGTGTTACTTACTGACGGGGACCATACACCTCATAATCGGTATGATAAGATTGCTTTCTGTAAAAAGTAATTCTTTTAGTAGTAATAAACCTTAGTAAAGGCCAAACAAAAAACGGAGTGCAAACAAGCACTCCGTTTTTTTATAAAGAGGAAACAGAATATAGGCAAGAAAAACTATTATACGGCCACTTTTTCTTGGTCAAATTCTTCTATGCTACTTTTCTTGACAAAATCTCCCATCAGGGTAGCAGAAGTACAATCTTTAATCATTACTTCTACATAATCACCTTTTTCAATATGGCCAGGTCGATCAAAAACGACCATTTTATTCGTATCTGTTCGTCCACACAGTTGTTCATCAGAGCGCTTACTGGTGCCTTCGACCAAGACTAAATGACGGCGCCCAATTTCTTTTTCATTCAGTTCTCCCTGTATATCCATCTGTTGTTCAATAATTTCTGAGAGTCGTCGCTTTTTAACATCTTCTGGCACGTTATCCTCATATTTGCGTTCTGCCAGCGTGCGACCACGTTCAGAATAGGAGAACATATAGGCCAGATCATATTTAACCTTAGCCATTAAGGACAGAGTATCTTTATGCTCCTCTTCAGTTTCATCACAAAAACCAGAAATAATATCTGTAGAAAGCGTTACCCCTGGTATAATTTCGCGCATTTTATCTACAAGATCGAGATATTGTTTGCGTGTATATGGGCGACGCATCCTTTCTAATACCGCATTGTTACCTGATTGGGCCGGAATATGAATGTAGTTGCAAAGGTTTGGTTGCTCGCTAATTATTTGTAAAAGTTCCTCTGGAAAGTCTTTGGGGTGAGGAGAAGAGAAGCGAATCCGCATTTCAGGATCAACTTGACTTGCCTTATACATCAGGTCGGCAAATGAATGTTCTCCATCATCATAAGAGTTTACATTTTGCCCCAATAATGTGACTTCACGGTATCCCTGTTCACTAAGCTGTTCAAGTTCCTCGATAATACTTTCAGCATCCCGGCTTCGTTCACGGCCACGGGTAAAGGGGACTACACAAAAAGCACACATGTTGTCACACCCTCGCATAATGGTGACAAATGCACTTACACCATTATCATTACGACGGACCGGTTTAATATCAGCATAGGTTTCTTCAAGTGAAAGAAGCACGTTCACAGCCTTGCGGCCATCGTCCACATCAGCAAGAAGTTTAGGAAGGTCTCGATATGCATCAGGCCCCACAACTAAGTCAACCAACTCTTCTTTTTCCATGATTTTATCACGGATTCGTTCGGCCATACAGCCAAGAACCCCAACGGTTAGGTCACCGTCTTTTTCCCTTTTTAGTGCTTTGAACTCTTTTAACCTATTCCAAACCCGTTCTTCAGCGTTATCACGAATAGAGCAGGTATTTACGAAAATAACTTCTGCATCTTCGGGCTCATTTACTGGTTCCATACCGTCTTCCATAAGAATGGAATTAACTATTTCGGTATCTGAGACGTTCATTTGGCAGCCGTATGTCTCAATATAAAAGTTGCGTTGATCCAATGTATACGGGGTTTAATTGCTGATTGATTAAGCTATGAAATATAAGAAGAGATAGACTTTTTATGAAAGCTAAATAGATTAGTAAAAATAGAGTAACCAGAACCTAAAATAAACTCCCTCTTTTAAAAATTATCTCCGTTCATTTCTGTTACCGGGTTACCGTCCTAGAAAGAGATAAGCTTATGCTCAAAGAGGGAAAGGAAAATTCTTTAACCTCGCTCTGAGATACTGCGATTGCCGTTTCATATGTTTATTTGGAGTGCAATTTCTTCGGGCCTTATGGTTGATAGGTTTTAAAACTTCTGGCACCTATTTAAGGACCCGGATCTGGATTTCGGATTTGATTCCAGCAGTAATTAGTTAGGCCATGTTTCAGGATTTAACCGCCACTCTCCCAGAGTTTTTAAATCACTTGCATCTACATAGTTATTTTTACTCGCTACTTGGATAAGGGTAGGGTAGTCGGTTAAACTATATACTGATATATCAGCTTCATCAAAGCGTTGGATTGCTTTGTCAAAGCCATAGGTAAAGATACTAAGTACAGCCTCAATATTAACTCCTACGAAGCGTAAGGCTTCGACTACAGACATGGCAGAGCCGCCTGTAGAGATTAGATCTTCAATCACGACTGTGGATTCCCCTTTCTGTATGCCACCTTCAATCTGATTTCCGAGCCCATATGCTTTTGCTTTGGCTCGAACATAAGACATAGGTTTATCCATATTTTCGCTAACCCAAGCCGCGTGCGGAATACCTGCAGTTGCAGTTCCGGTTATTACATCAATATCGGGGTATTCCTTTTTAATAAAAGCAACAAGTTTTTGAGCGATTTTCTTACGTATTTTGGGATACCGCATGGTCAGTCGGTTATCACAATATATTGGTGAGTTCCAGCCTGAAGACCAGGTAAAAGGGTCATTAGGTCGTAAAATGACTGCATTTATATCTAATAAATCTAATGCTATTTCTTCTGCGAACTGTTGATCAATTATCATAAATCTAATTGTTAATGCTGTTACTGATGATAGTCTTTTCAGATTATCAATGTATTAAAATAATGTATTATATAATTTGCAAGGCCCACACAACGCCCTTTAAGCATAAAAAGGCGTAAAAACCGGCCAGCAGATCATCTACTAAGATACCCCAACCACCAGGCAGTTTCTGAAGTTTATCAACCCCAAGTGGTTTTTGAATGTCGAAAAATCGGAAAAATATAAAACCCAAAAATAACAGAAGTAGATCATAATTAATAACTCCTGTAAAAGATATAGCAATAAACCCCATTCCTTGGCCGGCAAGCTCATCCATAACTAAGGGAGAAGGGTCGCCACCCCAAACCCGTTCACACTCTTCGGAAACCCAAACTGTTAAATAGGAAGTGAATATTGTAAATAGTACAATACCATACCAAGGGGTATAAACACCGATAAAATATATTGGAACTAAGGCAAATAGACTGCCCCACGTTCCGGGTGCATTAGGTAAAAAGCCTGCGTAAAAAAAGCTACCGAGGATCGGTTTCAGTTTCTGCATTATTTGGATACGAAAAAAGGTTTTTGTTAATGTAAATATACTCGAAGCCGGAATAGACGGTTAGCATAACGATAGCAATCATCATCCAGGATAATATCCCCGATTGCATTAGTTCTATACAGTAGGTGCTCAACCAAACGTCGGTTTCTACAAAAACCCCGACGAGAAGTACCATGTAAAGGAAAAACATTTGCCCCATCGTTTTTACTTTGGCTGTAAACCGTGTTTCCATGCTGATATTTCGATAGTCGGCCAGAATGCGCATACCTGTTATAAGGATATCGCGAAAAACAATAACACCAATGGCCCACCATGGAAATTGGTTCGCATCAATAAAGGGTAAACAGATAAAACCTGCAAAGGTTAAGAACTTGTCTGCCAGGGGATCAAGGAAAACACCATAATCGGTTTGTGCGCCATAGAGTCGGGCAATGTAGCCATCAAAAAAGTCGGTAACAACGGCAACAGCGAAAATGCCTACACTGAGGGCACGCCATACGGCTTCTTCTTGCACGTATAGCATGAGAAAAATGGGAGCCAGAATAATCCGGATCGTACTTAATATGTTGGGTAATTGACGCACGCGTCAAAGATACTAATTGTTATATAGAATTAAATCTTTTTTCAAAAGAATAAAAGAGCTTCGAAAAGCTGCCAGAGTTTAATATTTTGCTTTCCGATTTTATCACCATAAAAATAATAATTTTTTGTGTATGCAGTGCCATATTATAAGTATTGGTAATGAACTTCTTATAGGAGATACGATCAATACCAATGCCAGCTGGCTGGGTGATGTACTTACTAAAATTGGTATTGATGTGACACATGTTCACACTATTGGTGATGATTATGCAATCATGAAAGCAACGTTAAATACGGCACTCGATGAAGCTGACCTTATAATAACAACAGGAGGTCTTGGCCCTACACATGATGATATCACTAAGAAAGTGGTTACAGAACTTTTTGAGTGTGAATTGAAAGTGGACAAGGAAATTCTAGAATTTATAAAAAAAGTATTTAGAGAGCGGAATATTCCCTTTAGTAAATCAAATTATCATCAGGCAGAAGTGCCAGATTGTTGCGAAGCCCTGTTCAATAGCCAGGGTACTGCTCCGGGCATGTGGTTTGACAGACAGGGGACCAAACTTGCTGTATTACCAGGCGTACCTTACGAGATGAAGCACCTGATGAATGAAAAGGTATTGCCAAAAATTCAAAGCAGTTATAGGGAATCAGTCTTTCGGTATTCGCATTATATAACCACTGCAGGAGTAGGAGAAAGTACACTGAGTGATAGAATTATTGGCGATCTTACGGCTACACTTCCCAAGGAGGTGAGTGTGGCTTATCTTCCGAGTCCGCAGGGGACTCGCATACGTGTGAGCGCATATGGTAGTTCCAGAGAAGAGGTGGATGAAAAGATCAAACCGGTCATTGAGCATATTAAAAGAAAAGCCGGATATCTAATTATTGGAGAGGGTAAAGATCTGACACTGGCTGAAGCTGTTGGACAAACACTTGCAGAACATAAGTTGTTGCTGGCAACGGCTGAAAGTTGTACCGGAGGATATGTTGCGAATGCAATTACTAATATTCCAGGCAGCAGCCGTTATTTCAAAGGGGGTATTAGTGCCTATTCTAATGAAGTGAAGATGAATCAATTGGGCGTCAATGGTGAAAGTATCGAGCAGTATGGCGCTGTAAGTAAAGCAGTAGCTCTTGAAATGGCAGAAGGAGCTGCCAAACAACTGGGTACAGATATGGCCATCTCTACTACCGGTGTTGCCGGACCTGGGGGAGGGACAGAAGAAAAACCGGTGGGTACTGTTTGGATAGGTTTTTACAGTAACAAACAGCATTTTGCCCTTGATGCTCGTTTTACTAATGATCGCTTGATCAATAAAGAAAGATCTGCAGCCGTTGCATTAGAAATGGTTCGACGCTGTATTCTGGATATCGATGAAATGCCATACGGACTCAAAAAGAATCAGGCTTGAGAATACTGCGCTTTACATATTGCACACTCTTTATTTTTGCAGCATTTTATAGCGCTGCAACAGCCCAGGTAGATACATTGGCTACTGAGGTAGTAGGCATCGATTCTGTGATTGCTGATAGTTCTCTCTTGCAAACGGTGTCTATTGATGAGTTTTCGGATTCTTCGTCATCGAAAAGTGGCTCAGCTTTTACCGTACAGCCCTGGGAATTTCGTGCTCCCCTTGGTGCAGAAGTAAGTGCTACTGACAGTACCCTTCGCTGGCAGATATGGCCTGACTGGACCTATAAATTGAATCGAGATCCGGGAGTGATTAGTTATCGGATGGGAACAAGTATGCGTTCCAATGCCGTACAGTACAATGCGCATGAACCTCGTCACCAGCAGTTATATTGGGAAGGAGTTTTGTTAAATGATCCCGTTTCGGGAGCCCTTCATTGGTCATTGATTCCACAGCATAAAATCGGTACTGTCTACCAGCAGGATTTAGGTACGCAAAACCGGCAGACCTATTTTTTACGGCAAAACTATTTAAGCAAGCCATTATCACGACTCATTTATAGTGAAAGTAAGTTTTCTAAACGGGACCTTGAATTTGAGGTCAGCCATAATTTATCTCGTCGCATGAATATCGAACTCAGTTATTGGGATCGAAGGGCAGGTGGAGAATATCCAAACTCAGAAATCACTGGGCGCCAAATTTTTGGAAAGGTGAGCTATCATTTATCTAGGAATCAGTATTTGAAGCTCAATTATATCAATAATAATTATGATATCGGACGTCCATTTGGATATGGTATTCCCGATCTGCGTCTATATAACTTTGACCGATTTAGAGCTACAGCCAATCAAAATTCCGGTAACTCTCAAAGAACCTCGAGCTTACTCGCACTGAATTATTATAAACGGAAGTCCGATTCCCTGGTGACAAAGGATAACTTTCGTGCCGGTATTAATTACCGTGGCAATGAGCGATCTCTTACCCAGAACAGTGATACCACAAGTTATAAAGTTAGTTCTGTTGGGGCCACAGCAAAAAAGTGGTGGTCTGTCGGGGATATCACTATCGAAACGTCGGCTGAAGGCAAGCAATTTTTTAACAAAACAGCTGCTGATGGAAGTTTGCCCACCTCAAACTGGGCACTGCTAAATGGGGAAGGACGTATTTCATTAGATTTTACTCCAATAATAGACTTTACCGGGGGGGCGGCTGTCAAATTGCGGAGTGATGGGTTTCAGTCTTACCGACTCAATGTAAGCTCTGATTTACACTTAGGAGGCTTTACGTTGACTTCTGGAGCCTCATCTGGTACCCTGATGCCTACTCAGCAACAGCTGTATTGGAATTCTACACGTTATAAAGGCAATTCAGAACTCAGCAATGAAAATATTCAGGAAGTACGGGGTACCTTAAGCTATCATTTTAATCCTGAAACCGAGATAGGATTGCGAGGGCAATATAAGGATATTACCGATGGTATCATGGCTACAGATTCCAGTTTTACCAATGTGAATGGATATTCTTCGCAGTCTGCTACCTTCTTTTTTAATTGGGATTTAACTCATTTTGAATTCAAGGGATCGGCTACTGTACATCGTTTTGCAGATAGTTATTTGAAGCCGGATAACCAGATTCCAATGAACCCGTCTGAACGTATATGGCTTAAGGGAAGCGCCTATTGGAAGGGTTATCTTTTTGATCGTGCGACCTATGTTAAAGCAGGAGTCTCCGGGATGCTTGCTCCATTTCAATACCAGGCCGACCATTACAATCCAGAACTAGATACCTGGCAACCAGTAAGCCAGGATCAGCTTTTGCCTGTTTATAACCGCATGGATGTGGATATTACAGCCCGTGTTCGCTCTATTATTTTTCTTTTGCGTTGGCAAAATGTGCTTGATGATGTTAGTCAACTCGGCTACTTTGAGACAGCTCAATACCCCATGTCGCAACGTCGCTTCATTTTTGGTGTACGTGCATTATTTAGAAATTAAAATGAGATACTGATAATGAGTCTAGGATATATAATTAAAGAAGGGATGGCTGGTTTGAACCGTGCCCGTCTAGCTGCATTCACCTCTATATTTTCACTCTTCATTGCCGTTTTATTACTTGGGGTACTAACAAGGGTTTCTTATAACGCTTATGAAGTAGGCCAATCCCTTAAAAGGTCTATTGATGTAGAAGTATTTTTGATGGATTTAGATGAGCGCACTACCCGTGAGCTTTCCAACAAGATAGACCGGAGTAACTTAGTTCAGACGGTGAATTATATTTCTAAGGACAGTGCAGCAACTATTTTTAAGCAAGAATTTGGGGCAGGTGGGGGATCATTGGCAAAGCTCGATTTTTTACCGGCATCATTTCGAGTGGAAATAAAACCGGAAACAGAAATTACTAAAGTTGATTCCTTGGTAC includes:
- a CDS encoding DUF4382 domain-containing protein encodes the protein MITKKILSFPIALLIIISMVFVSCNTSSDGDTGTMTVEMTDAPIDSADAVNVFIERVEVESQDGSGWITLNEPQQEYNLLDLVNGATSVIGTSELEAGTYNQIRLILSGTGHSVVVDGKPYSMKAPGGQQTGVKLNINAEIEPDIEYVLLLDFEASRSVTKAGESGKYVLKPVIDAKEKAITGNIAGTVDPIEAEPVVYAIANSDTLASTIADTADGEFKLIGLEEGAYDVSVNPRNDSYSETIEEGVNVTVESTNDIGTVTVPSSN
- a CDS encoding carboxypeptidase regulatory-like domain-containing protein, with translation MSYIFEGKLYGRLCDGCNEKIPNVKIRLYRLRESQDETLLATDEPKNNFRILTKKELEAKQDYLLAETETNINGGFDFNLDKIKGYNGESFEIDVYVESVPGQEKRPQNLDPVQFTADVYKPHPRGEEDKRKAGWEYYVPYRYWCRIREKLGGYVICGQILDCKTEIPIPNVEVFAHDRDWLQDDDLGSGYTDANGYFRIYYSASDFKKGTVLDVELVGGPDLYFSIKTPMGTPLLAEDPSRGRQPDRENAGACFCVNLCVSHDKIPPPPEPKPAFTNIGGYDYENDIDSIPPGTGLTNGQGRAFFRTLRLNGTLSKKYNGKQLEYRFETREVDSNGNPTGSWKQVKKSQLGKQKMGVLQKSNPAFPASSPNPIKNVDYVIKPNQPDEIPVSIITDSSGKDWIQVPQEDDHPLDSSGGGYFTPNHNLVALNTRTLAPFNDVDLSGLVTGDSSTSTGKPLVENKHFAIRMIVREKGNSATEMVTGICEHIAVNNTLYDGIDSHPSWYSNVRNDQLAVTMVNIDQLQGNGCSGIADQLDILFTAAHPNLGAVNINMTGPGGPYGFNIPAAPTSGDHYGTATPNFSVADLNPCAYIVSMSVQVLLTDGDHTPHNRYDKIAFCKK
- the miaB gene encoding tRNA (N6-isopentenyl adenosine(37)-C2)-methylthiotransferase MiaB, translated to MDQRNFYIETYGCQMNVSDTEIVNSILMEDGMEPVNEPEDAEVIFVNTCSIRDNAEERVWNRLKEFKALKREKDGDLTVGVLGCMAERIRDKIMEKEELVDLVVGPDAYRDLPKLLADVDDGRKAVNVLLSLEETYADIKPVRRNDNGVSAFVTIMRGCDNMCAFCVVPFTRGRERSRDAESIIEELEQLSEQGYREVTLLGQNVNSYDDGEHSFADLMYKASQVDPEMRIRFSSPHPKDFPEELLQIISEQPNLCNYIHIPAQSGNNAVLERMRRPYTRKQYLDLVDKMREIIPGVTLSTDIISGFCDETEEEHKDTLSLMAKVKYDLAYMFSYSERGRTLAERKYEDNVPEDVKKRRLSEIIEQQMDIQGELNEKEIGRRHLVLVEGTSKRSDEQLCGRTDTNKMVVFDRPGHIEKGDYVEVMIKDCTSATLMGDFVKKSSIEEFDQEKVAV
- the pyrE gene encoding orotate phosphoribosyltransferase, which produces MIIDQQFAEEIALDLLDINAVILRPNDPFTWSSGWNSPIYCDNRLTMRYPKIRKKIAQKLVAFIKKEYPDIDVITGTATAGIPHAAWVSENMDKPMSYVRAKAKAYGLGNQIEGGIQKGESTVVIEDLISTGGSAMSVVEALRFVGVNIEAVLSIFTYGFDKAIQRFDEADISVYSLTDYPTLIQVASKNNYVDASDLKTLGEWRLNPETWPN
- a CDS encoding phosphatidylglycerophosphatase A family protein, which produces MQKLKPILGSFFYAGFLPNAPGTWGSLFALVPIYFIGVYTPWYGIVLFTIFTSYLTVWVSEECERVWGGDPSPLVMDELAGQGMGFIAISFTGVINYDLLLLFLGFIFFRFFDIQKPLGVDKLQKLPGGWGILVDDLLAGFYAFLCLKGVVWALQII
- a CDS encoding CDP-alcohol phosphatidyltransferase family protein, producing the protein MRQLPNILSTIRIILAPIFLMLYVQEEAVWRALSVGIFAVAVVTDFFDGYIARLYGAQTDYGVFLDPLADKFLTFAGFICLPFIDANQFPWWAIGVIVFRDILITGMRILADYRNISMETRFTAKVKTMGQMFFLYMVLLVGVFVETDVWLSTYCIELMQSGILSWMMIAIVMLTVYSGFEYIYINKNLFSYPNNAETETDPR
- a CDS encoding competence/damage-inducible protein A; protein product: MQCHIISIGNELLIGDTINTNASWLGDVLTKIGIDVTHVHTIGDDYAIMKATLNTALDEADLIITTGGLGPTHDDITKKVVTELFECELKVDKEILEFIKKVFRERNIPFSKSNYHQAEVPDCCEALFNSQGTAPGMWFDRQGTKLAVLPGVPYEMKHLMNEKVLPKIQSSYRESVFRYSHYITTAGVGESTLSDRIIGDLTATLPKEVSVAYLPSPQGTRIRVSAYGSSREEVDEKIKPVIEHIKRKAGYLIIGEGKDLTLAEAVGQTLAEHKLLLATAESCTGGYVANAITNIPGSSRYFKGGISAYSNEVKMNQLGVNGESIEQYGAVSKAVALEMAEGAAKQLGTDMAISTTGVAGPGGGTEEKPVGTVWIGFYSNKQHFALDARFTNDRLINKERSAAVALEMVRRCILDIDEMPYGLKKNQA